The Microlunatus antarcticus DNA segment CGCTTCGCCGACTACTCCACCCAGGTGTTCGACGCGCTGAAGGACAAGGTCGAGCACTGGACGACGCTCAACGAACCCTTTTGCGCCGGCCTCCTGAGCTACGCCGCCGGCCAGCTCGCGCCAGGCCGCAACGAGCCGGTCGCCGGCATCCACGCGGTCCACCACCTGCTGCTGGGGCACGGCTTGGCGCTGCAGGCGATGCGTACCCAGGCCGGTCCGGAGCACCAGTTCGGTCTCACGCTGAACCTGTCGCCGGTCGCTGCGGCCACGGACAGCGAGGCGGACGCCGACGCGGCCCGGCGCATCGACGCCCTGTCCAACCGGCTCTTCCTCGACCCCATCCTGAAGGGCAGCTACCCCGAGGACCTCGTCGCGGATCTGGCTCCGCTGATGACCTTCGACCACGTCCAGGCTGGCGACCTCGAGCTCATCAGTCAGCCGATCGAGGCGCTGGGCATCAACTACTACATGAAGTACGTGGTCCGGGCCGGTCGGAACCACCGCTACCACGGGACGCCGTACGTCGGCTCCGGCGACGTCGAGTTCGTCGGCGCCGGGCTCCCGCGGTCAGCCCGCGGTTGGGAGATCAACCCCGACGGGCTCTACGAGCTGCTGACCCACGTGTCGAGCGCCTACGACGCACCACCGCTGTGGATCACCGAGAACGGCATCGCCCTGGACGACGTCGTCGACGCCGACGGCGCAGTGCACGACCCGGACCGCATCGCCTACCTCGACGCCCACTTCCGGGCCGCGCACCGCGCCATCACCGACGGGGTCGACCTGCGGGGCTACTTCATCTGGACGCTCACCGACAACTTCGAGTGGTCCTACGGGGAGTCGTCCCGCTTCGGCCTGGTGCACGTGGACTACGAGACGCAGGTCCGCACGCCCAAGGACAGTGCCGCCTGGTATGCGAAGGTCACGGCCGACAACGGCCTGGGAGAAGCATGACCAAGGAGCAGCAGGCCGTCCGCGACCGCAACGTCGCCGCGGTCGAAGCCATGTACGAGAGCGAGCGTGTACGCGACCTCACGGCCTGGACGTCCCTGTGGCACCCGGAGGGTCGCCAGACCTTTCCTTTCGCCCAGGCCGCGACGGTCGAGGGGATCGAGCAGCTGACCGAGACGACGCGGCACAAGTTCGAGAGCCGGCCGCCGTACGCGATCCACGTCGTGACCGAGCCGTTCGAGGACCCCGCTCGGGTCCTGGCCCGGCTACGGCTGGAGACGCCGCAGGGGCAGCTTCTCGCCGTCATCTGGTGCGTTTTTCACCTCGACAAGGCCGGCCTCATCGTCGAGGTCGAGGAGATGCTCGACACCGCGAGCGCTACCCCGATCCCGGGCTGATCGTGAGCCGGTTCCCGGAAGCGCGTGGGCCCCACCTTCGCGGCGGACCCACGCTGCGCTGGGGCGTCCTCGCTCCGCGAGATCGCCAACGACTTCACGGCCACCGTCCTGGCGAACACAGACCCGACGATCTCGGCGGTGGGCTCGCGGTCGCGTCCGCGGGCCGAGCAGTTCGCGGCCAGGCACGGCATCCGCGGCGTGGCCGACTCCTACGAGGAGCTCGTCTCACGGGCCGACGTCGACATCGTCTACGGGGCGGCCCCGCACCGGCAGCACCATGCGCTGGCCATGCTCGCGATCGCAACCGGGAAGCACGTCCTCGTCGAGAAGCTGATCGAGATCTCGGCGCGAGAGGCCGAGGAGCTCGCTGGGGCGGCGCAGGCAGCGGGCGTGTTTGCCGCCGAGGCGATGTGGACGCGCTATCTGCCGCAGTTCGACGTCCTGGCGCAGGTGCTCGACCGTGGTGACCTCGGCGAGGTGCGGCTCGCGACGGCCGATGTCGGCTGGCAGGTCGCTCCGGACGCCCCGCCTCGCTTCTTCGACCGGGAGAAGGGCGGCGGTGCGGCGCTCGACATGGGCGTCTACGGCTACTGGTTCGCGCACTTCGCGATCGGGCAGGCAGAGACGGTGCGCGCCCTCGTCCAGACGCACGCGCCTCCGGGGTCGACGAGCAGTCCGTCGTCGCGATTGAGAGCGCCGGCGGTCGCCAGGCGAGCGTAAGCACGTCCATGGCGGTCATGAACTCAGGCCTTGCCACCGTCGTTGGGACGGCAGGAGCGGCTCGCTTCGTCCGACCGTTCGTCTCCCCGTCGAGCTTCGTCGTCGAGGTCGCCTCCGGCAGCCACCGGTGGGACGACACCACCGGGCTCACCCTGCGACAGGGGCTGGCGTGGCAGACGTGCGCCACCGCCGAGTACGTGGCGGACGGCCTCACGGACTCGCCCGTGCACAGCCTCGCCGACGCCGTTCACGTGCTGCGCGTGGATCGACGACGTGCGCGCTCAGTCGGGGTCAGCTCGACCCTAAGATCAGCAGTTGAGGTGGTACAGCGCAGTCCCACCCCGAGCGCTAAACAGCCTTGCGGCTCGACCGCAGGGCTGCCGCCCGTCCATCCAGGTGAAGGTCGCTCGTGCCCCCTCTGTCCTCTGCGCGCCGCTGGTGCGCGCTCCTCGCTCTCGCGCTCGGCGGCTTCGGGATCGGCGCCACCGAGTTCGTCGCGATGGGGCTGCTGCCCAACCTGGCCCACGACCTCCAACCCGGACTGTCGGCAGAGGCGCCCGACCTGGCGATCGCCCGCGCCGGCTGGTTGATCACCGCGTACGCGCTCGGCGTCGTCGTCGGAGCCCCGATCTTCGCCGTGCTGTCGGTTCGGCTGCCCCGCAAGACCCTGCTCCTGATCCTGATGGCGGTGCTCGCGCTCGGCACGGTGGCCTCGGCGGTGCTTCCGAGCTTCGGCTTCGTCGTACTGGCCCGGTTCGTCGCCGCGCTGCCGCACGGCGCCTACTTCGGGGCGGCCGCGCTGGTCGCCGGGCGGATCATGGGTCCCGGCAACCAGGCCAAGGGCATCGCTTTCGTCCTGAGCGGCCTGACCCTGGCCAACGTGGTCGGCGTCCCCGTGATCACCCGGGTGGGTCAGCTCTACGGGTGGCGCACCGCCTACCTCGTCGTGGCGGCCCTGTTCCTGCTCACCCTTGTGGCCCTCAGCGTCGCCGTGCCCCCGCAGCCCCGCCCAGTCGGAGCCTCCGTGCGCGCGGAGCTGCGGGTCTTCCGGCGGCCGCAGCTGTGGCTGATGATGGGCGTGGCCGCTATCGGGTTCGGGGGCTTCTTCGCGGTCTACACCTACATCGCGGAGGTCGTCCAGGTCGAGGCGGGTCTGCCGCCGGCCTACGTGCCCTGGGTGCTGGCCGTCTTCGGCCTCGGGATGGTGGTCGGCAACCTCATCGGTGGCTGGGCCGCCGACCAGAATCTCCGCCGTACGGTCGTAGTCGGCTTTCCGGTCTTCCTTGCCGCGATGGCCTTCATGGGGCTCTTCGGTGACTCGCCCGGGGGAGTGTTCGTCGGCGCCTTCGTGGTGGGCGGCTCCAACATGCTCCTGATCCCCGCCGTGCAAACCCGGCTGATCGCTGTCTCGGGGGAGGCCCAGCTGCTGGGCGCCGCCCTCGTGCACTCCGCGCTCAACGTCGCCAACAGCATTGGCGCGGCGCTCGGCGGCGTCGTCATCGCCGCCGGGCTCGGGTACCTCGCTCCCAGCTGGATCGGCGTCGGGCTCGGAGTCCTCGGGATCG contains these protein-coding regions:
- a CDS encoding GH1 family beta-glucosidase, which codes for MSTISTTAAPEPVTFPDGFGWGTATASYQIEGAVGVDGRSPSVWDTFSHTPGMITDGSNGDRADDHYYRYAEDVELMADLGTSFYRFSFAWPRLQPDGHGKLNPAGLAFYDRLTNKLLERGITPWVTLYHWDLPQVLEDAGGWPVRDTALRFADYSTQVFDALKDKVEHWTTLNEPFCAGLLSYAAGQLAPGRNEPVAGIHAVHHLLLGHGLALQAMRTQAGPEHQFGLTLNLSPVAAATDSEADADAARRIDALSNRLFLDPILKGSYPEDLVADLAPLMTFDHVQAGDLELISQPIEALGINYYMKYVVRAGRNHRYHGTPYVGSGDVEFVGAGLPRSARGWEINPDGLYELLTHVSSAYDAPPLWITENGIALDDVVDADGAVHDPDRIAYLDAHFRAAHRAITDGVDLRGYFIWTLTDNFEWSYGESSRFGLVHVDYETQVRTPKDSAAWYAKVTADNGLGEA
- a CDS encoding nuclear transport factor 2 family protein; this translates as MTKEQQAVRDRNVAAVEAMYESERVRDLTAWTSLWHPEGRQTFPFAQAATVEGIEQLTETTRHKFESRPPYAIHVVTEPFEDPARVLARLRLETPQGQLLAVIWCVFHLDKAGLIVEVEEMLDTASATPIPG
- a CDS encoding Gfo/Idh/MocA family protein, which translates into the protein MGPTFAADPRCAGASSLREIANDFTATVLANTDPTISAVGSRSRPRAEQFAARHGIRGVADSYEELVSRADVDIVYGAAPHRQHHALAMLAIATGKHVLVEKLIEISAREAEELAGAAQAAGVFAAEAMWTRYLPQFDVLAQVLDRGDLGEVRLATADVGWQVAPDAPPRFFDREKGGGAALDMGVYGYWFAHFAIGQAETVRALVQTHAPPGSTSSPSSRLRAPAVARRA
- a CDS encoding MFS transporter; this translates as MPPLSSARRWCALLALALGGFGIGATEFVAMGLLPNLAHDLQPGLSAEAPDLAIARAGWLITAYALGVVVGAPIFAVLSVRLPRKTLLLILMAVLALGTVASAVLPSFGFVVLARFVAALPHGAYFGAAALVAGRIMGPGNQAKGIAFVLSGLTLANVVGVPVITRVGQLYGWRTAYLVVAALFLLTLVALSVAVPPQPRPVGASVRAELRVFRRPQLWLMMGVAAIGFGGFFAVYTYIAEVVQVEAGLPPAYVPWVLAVFGLGMVVGNLIGGWAADQNLRRTVVVGFPVFLAAMAFMGLFGDSPGGVFVGAFVVGGSNMLLIPAVQTRLIAVSGEAQLLGAALVHSALNVANSIGAALGGVVIAAGLGYLAPSWIGVGLGVLGIVLALASFTYEDRSHRAAAHQRDLTSTSSDHQPAGVRAE